ATAGAGATGCTCGCCATCGGCTGTCCCGATCTTCAGAAGAAGCTGTCCGATTACAGGCAGGAGCAGGCGGACAAGGTCATTGCCGATTCCAAGAAGGTAAAGGAAGATGTTGGGTGCTGAGGATTTCATCAACGATACCATCGAGGACACCAGGTCCAAAATCACAGGCAAGGCCATCATAGCATGCTCCGGAGGAGTGGACTCCATGGTAGCCGCCGCACTGGTCCACAGGGCCATCGGAGACAGGTTATTGGCGGTCTACGTGGACAACGGGCTCATGAGGAAGGGCGAGACCGAGGAGGTCGAGCAGATGTTCAAGTCCATGGGCTTCAACTACGTCATCGAGGATGCATCCGAGGAGTTCTTCGCCGCCCTGAAAGGGGTGACGGAACCCGAGCAGAAGAGGAAGATCATCGGCGAGAAGTTCATCCGCGTCTTCGAGAGGAGGGCGAAGGAATACGGCGCAGAGTTCCTCATCCAGGGAACCATCGCTCCCGACTGGATAGAATCTGGGGACGGTGTCCGTGACACCATCAAGTCGCACCACAACGTCGGAGGACTCCCCAAGGAGATGGGCATGTCTCTGTATGAACCTCTGAGGGACCTCTACAAGGATGAGGTCAGGGACCTCGCCAGGATGCTGAACGTTGCCGCCTCCGAGAGGCAGCCCTTCCCGGGACCAGCCCTCGCGGTGAGATGCTTGGACGAGGTCACACCGGAGAACATAGAGGTTGTCCGCGAAGCGTGCTACATAGTTGAGGATGAGATCAGGAAGGCCGCCGAAGCGGGAAAGATGGAGCTCCCCTG
This region of Thermoplasmata archaeon genomic DNA includes:
- the guaA gene encoding glutamine-hydrolyzing GMP synthase subunit GuaA, producing MLGAEDFINDTIEDTRSKITGKAIIACSGGVDSMVAAALVHRAIGDRLLAVYVDNGLMRKGETEEVEQMFKSMGFNYVIEDASEEFFAALKGVTEPEQKRKIIGEKFIRVFERRAKEYGAEFLIQGTIAPDWIESGDGVRDTIKSHHNVGGLPKEMGMSLYEPLRDLYKDEVRDLARMLNVAASERQPFPGPALAVRCLDEVTPENIEVVREACYIVEDEIRKAAEAGKMELPWQYFAVLLPSKSVGVQGDRRAYGRTIAIRAVASIDGMTATYAKIPLDVLDAMSQRITNTMKQSVNRVVYDITNKPPATIEWE